Within Topomyia yanbarensis strain Yona2022 chromosome 2, ASM3024719v1, whole genome shotgun sequence, the genomic segment ataatttacaaAGTTTTATAAAACTTAGGAAATTgcgtaaaattcacgaaattttgcaaaattgacgaaattttgtaaaatttacgaattttTGTAACGTGTATGAAATTCTTTAACGTTTCAAAAACTTTGTAAAATTcgccaaattttttgaaatttacaaaatttcaaaaatttatgaaattttgtgaaatttacgaaatttataaaattttgtaacATTTTGTAACGCGAATATCATAAAATTTACCAGATTTTCCAATATTTGAAACTACTGCAGCCCAAAGCATAACCGCATCCAGTTGTTGCGTCCTATACACATATTTATCGCTGAAATTAAAAGAATCAAGATTTTTGTTGAGTACCCCATCATTTTGATGGTTAGATTTGCGGCTTACATCGAATAATTTCTCATCCGAATAGATAACGATGACGGCAGGATGATCTGCGTACCAACCTTTTAGCATCTTAATTATTTTTCGTTGCCTCAGAAAGAAGGTGGAGTTGTTGGAGTTTGTATGGATAtaaacaaaaaacttttttcaccGAAGTTTGAACCGTCTTACCTTAACCATTTGGTTCGTAAATCTGGCCGGATTGCGACGTATTCGGCTGGGCACTGCTTTAATTAATGTCTTTGTCCTTACGCAACGAAGCCTCTTCGATCCTGGACGTCAAGATGTTCCACTTCCATCTTGCAATCGTTTCTTGCATCGCCAGACAAATGGTTTGATTCACTCCGAGCAGCTTTACTGTCTCCAACGTACTGCTGTTTCGTTAATAGTTCCAAAACTGAACAAGGCTTGGATTCCTACTTCATAGTTATGAAATTTCACAATATCACTATGCAATGTTTACATTAATTTCAtcccaggaaaaaaatatttcctcactTGTATGTATTTGATTTATTCCCGGCGAATTGCAATTGAATTTTGACGGATCAAAACAATAGAACAACCCTGTATTAATCGTTTTAGCCCcccatcatgaaaataaattttaaaagagGAATATGAACCGCAGCGTCTGTTTTCTGTGGTATTTCAGTACAAGGATATAAAAAGTAGTGTACGTTTTGAGCTGGATATGTTAAGTTAAACAAGCAAATATTAGTGAAAGTTTTCCAAACCTGTAACGGTTGACATTTAATCAAAATATGCGCAAAAGAATTTCATACGCAAAATGATTTACCACCGCTCATCAAATTATCAATAATGAACGAACACCCTGTACatcaacaaaaaaatgttaatattaatattcaatactttgtttaaaaatatattcTGATCCCAGCACGATTTGAGCAATGCAGACAGATGACATATACTTACACTGACCCGAAGAaattaattaatattaattgCGAAAAACACTTATGTACAGAATGTACGATCAAAACAAGTAGTGAAATGAAAAACAACGACGTCATCACTGTAGTTGAAGTTTTGTGCGCACGCAAACATTTTACTAATGCCAACCGAAAGCACACGCACACGTTGCTATAGCTTCCGTCACCAGAAGGTTAATGGCGAGAGCGAATAAAAAAAGCACTGCTCGAAGAAACCCCCACGTTTTACTCGAACCTTCTGCTTATTTCACAACTTCTGCAATAAACCCCAAAATCAAATATGAAAAaccgaatttttaattttcggaGACAATTTCTTCAAACAAAAACTATTGAATTTCAGAAACCAACAGAGAACTTCAACGATTTCACACCTGGCTGAATGCCATAGTCCGCACACGAGCCTGTAcgatcaaaacaaaaacaaacagctcACGCTTGCTGGCAATCGCCATCTTTGTTGTGCTAGCAGGCAAGCTATGCGAGTCATATGTTCCCCCGTGAGTAGggggttaatatttttttacaatttttgcacacttaccGGCTGATTTTGCTCTTCGACCACCGTCAATTCGTCGTAGTCCATCATTGGTAATATTTTGCACTAGTTTTTGCAACGATTCCAGTCGATTTTCCGCACCTATATCGATTTTTTCACTCAGCTACAATCGAACACGAGCGTGCTTTGTTTTGAACAGTACCGTACAATAACAACACCAGACCAGCGAAAGAATGACGATTGACGAAGTCGTATGAATGGCGACGACGGCGATGATAGTCGAGGTCGTGAAGACACGAATGTTTACGGATGCAACAGTGCTGGTGTGCGTGTTTCAACGAATACCGTTACATCGATGAAGTTCGAGGCTTTATCAGTGTGCACGTGTGGGTACGAGTATTACAGCAAACAGTGGGTGCACATAGGAACACGGAGGTCATAATAATGATGCTAGATTTTTGGTTGCAATCATCTAAAATGCAGTCAATATGAAAGCTggctttatcaacgacattgtTTTTAATAGCGAAGTCAGACATTGAAATAGGACATTGCCGAACTTTAATAATTGAAACGCATTCTCTCGCACCTCACACTAATTCGCATAAACCTTGACATTATTTGCCTGAAAGTTAAACCTCAAAAATTAAGAGAATTAGGAAGAAACTCAGTGTTAAATGTATAAATAAGAGCACTGAAGCTAATTCAGACAATTCGGTATGAAATGGGCTGAGCATGCAGCCATGATAAGCTCAGCATTACGTTGGATTATAACGGATTGCAATTTCGAACAAAAACCGTGGTTTGACGGAAACTGTTTGCGGGCCTTGAATGCTATTCGCATTCACTcgcaaaatcgaaaattttgaacAGGACTGAACATCTTTAATTAATTTCAGAGAATTCGAGGAAGGAAATGTTTTGTgccatatattttaatttcgaaCGAGTCCAATAATGGTATGCAGGTTAAGATATTCTATGTTGACCAACTTCTCCTCGAACGAATTAGACTATTGATAAGAAATTTATTTTGACGACTTTGATATTTATTACAATAATACACAACTGAGTATTTGTTTCACAATATACCGTTTATTGCGAGCGATTCTAAATGCCGAAATTTGCATTCCACATGTTAGGACTTCTCTGCAAAATTCGAAAAACCCTCAACGATGAAAACATTTGTAAATGAATGATTGCTAATCTAAACTGCCGGTGAATTCTGTCTGCTTATCCTAAATGCGTAAGTCTTGAATTCTACAGCAAACGAGTAAGAAAAAAACAGAACTGGTTCTATAGGTGATCCTGCTACGAGATCTTAGCTTACGATGACTTTCCAGTAGACAGAAGAGCCATTAATCCTCCGGCACCGGCCACCGATAGTATGTAGTTGAAGGTAGGCGTGAACGAACGCAGCAGGTAGAAGCTCGCGAAGATAACCACCGCCAGGAAGAGCGCGTTATTGTAGAAGATCGAGAAAGTGGTTGCCTCGTACTCGGCGACGTCATTTCTCTTCCACAGGAAACGCTCGTCTTTTTCTTTGCGGCTGATTTTCTTATCGTCAGACAGCAGAGCGGTCATTTCACGGTTAACGGCATCCTCGCGCTTGTTAGCAATCTTATGCTTAATCGCGTACTTGGTGTTCCGGTAAGCCATCGCCATCAGATAGGTGCACAGGCCTGTCACGATGGCGAAAAATATAACCGACGAGAGCAGTTCCATCTGATGTACTCTCCAGAAAAGCCCTGCAAGGTATAGAGGTTTAAATTAGGAACCGATtggacaaatttgaaaaattatctcacaaATCGGAACAGCCGAAATGATGAAGGCATTTCCGTAGAACAAGGCGTTCGACTTGGTGCTCACGTTCCGGCTGAAGTCCTGCAGCAACAGCTCTTCCTCCTTTGTAAACCAAGGCTTTTTACTGTCGACCATCTTCACCTGCTAGTTTTAAACTGTACTATTTGCACGGGAACACAAACTGAACACTTTGGTGCGCCTGGTTTTGCGAAAGACGTCTCAATCGTGCTGGAAATGGTATCGAAAAGCGGCCTAGTGCAATGAGAAACGTAGCCGCGACGTGTCAAGATTTTGACGATGTGGATTCGCAAAAACGCCCACCCGAGGCCAGTGATGCCGCCAAGGCGCCAACTGTCAGTGACAGGAATGCCAGCCCGGTTGGAAAATCGTTGCACGCAGAAAAATTTGGCATATTTAAATCAAAAATgtgtgttattgaatccaatcaaCTTATTGGTCTGAAATTAGTGGCAGATCAccctagaaatgtataacaaatttgcatcaaattagaaaaaataaatttattttctatttttgcatcaactttgcactccctcgcagaaaagtttgtttaacaaacgtcctacgctgattcactttgttcgacgttttgttgaatgtagggctagttttttgtagAGTTTTggcgtcttacacgcaacgcgaaatatattgcacgcaacgcaaaatacattatgaatttctattttgatggaaagaaatgcatttaatttagctgattcttaaaaatgcatcacaagtgatctgcccctaggtctgaaaacattttttattagaacaacaagAAACTTTTGCTTTCATTAAAAcagttttaatttcaaaaattatgtttctttttttttctttttttatttcgattatgttagtcacatttttttacattttaccgATTTTCAATTAGCTATAGATTACTGGGcaggaaaagttatgaaaattgaagCCGTAGTACTCAAGTAAAAGCAAGGATgtaaagtatacagatcggaaaactagaagtggcagggtcatttgaacaggcttaatatcgtacgggcttaacttttgtcttctgctaatgagggctAAGCTGCCTAAgcttagcagaagacaaaagttaaactcgcacgatattaagcctgttctaatgaccctgccacttctagttttccgatctgtttacttcacatccttgcttaTACTtgtgtactatggctctaattttcataactttccctacccattaatctcttgctaattgaatgtcgttaaaatgtaaaaaaatatgttttattttaaaaatgaattctgtatcaacatttgaaaagggttaAAGTCGCAATGATAGCAAGCTGAAAAAATGGATATTGAAATGTGCATGCTTTATTTCAACTCCTATTTAACGATGTTGGGTCCTTTACCAATTGCTTTTAGTTTAAGTATAAACAGTGGCTTTTATTTCGATAATTTGCCATTGTTTCTATTTTATTTCTAGTTTTTTACCATAAAATCGGTAGATTGTTTATTTAGTCacctttgaaaaattgaactccGTTTCGTCGTTTGTGTTCAGTCCCGAAAAAAATGAGCTCAATTTCGCCCGTAATATTTAATCAGTCTTCCAGACAGAAGTGCACATTACTGTTTTTATTTTTCGtctgtaagtttttgtaaacatACATTTAGTCCTAGTAGTTGTGTTTAAAACTAGTTGGATCGGTTTTTAGTATTGTTTTCGGGGATTTTCAATAAAAGAGCTTCCGTtataaaacgttatttttattatttcttttagTGCCTGTGTCGACACTCATCGCGATCCGCGCATCGTCATACCTCGAAGAAAATCTTCAATCACTCTGGTACCCGACATTGGCCCCGATCGGTAGAATTTGAAACAACTGTTTGTTTCCTAGTGACATCATCCGGCTGGTACTGAACGAGTAATGTCACTAGGAAAATTGAGTGATtcccaaggggtgagtcgctcaGCACAAATCGAATCGTGCTCACAAATAAACAGCAtggtagcttgtgccgcaatgtgccacgatgtgccatggtgttcagtaaaacaaaagcaatggttgctataaataggatgcaaaatgcctaccttttctgcggctgtaatttttctgcctacattctcatttctctttcgacgctgctgtcgttcgctagtgcagggCGCCCAGCGCTgcacggcagtctgtaagcaaagcagtaacatgacaaaaaaatacTGCCCTTAGTACAGCCAcaagacgcgagcggtacagcttctctttccttattttacactttttaatatttttaatctattcaatatttttaatcacaaaaggcgacaatgaatgcggttcgtttacgccacgaccggcactgacgctttcgtgtgcgggcctctccctttgactatgcagagaaaagtgtacaaagcgagagaacaaactttactacgccacactctcaccgagcagtcggagtacagcagaaaaacaaaaatgtattctactgctgttcgggaaaaaaatgtagtttaccggtaccgttggcatccctggctatgattatttaactatactttgttgacagtttttgagttgtcagAAGTGTGCCTCATGG encodes:
- the LOC131678895 gene encoding translocon-associated protein subunit gamma, translating into MVDSKKPWFTKEEELLLQDFSRNVSTKSNALFYGNAFIISAVPIWLFWRVHQMELLSSVIFFAIVTGLCTYLMAMAYRNTKYAIKHKIANKREDAVNREMTALLSDDKKISRKEKDERFLWKRNDVAEYEATTFSIFYNNALFLAVVIFASFYLLRSFTPTFNYILSVAGAGGLMALLSTGKSS